A genomic stretch from Hymenobacter psoromatis includes:
- a CDS encoding SusC/RagA family TonB-linked outer membrane protein → MKKRYFLPFALLPGVLLAPPGHAQTTPATAAATGTVSGVVHQAADNTALPGVNVIVKGTSNGTATNADGRFTLSGVPAGATLVFSFVGYEPMERRADGSNLTVTLTASKRDLDEVVVLAYGIKQDRRDIVTSVQEVSSKDIIDSRQTNIVNALQGKVAGVNITSSGGGAGEGASIVIRGGTSLDGDNQPLFVIDGMIMDNSSFQESTAPGGGSAFNGLLGRSVGAANRAGDLNPEDIASMTVLKGPAAAALYGLRAANGAVVITTKKGGAGRTQLNFRTQYSVDQVNRLPQVQDQYGQGSGGVFDPSTRSSFGARFQPGQPVYDNLGNFFQKGQMYQNFVNMSGGSDKASFFASASNLQQTGVTPESKYDKTTVRLSGSAQISPKLSVTGSAQYLTSGAVRPLQGPGLYGSSGGFLLSLLNWPRNDDARNYLNPDGSRRRLLPLGAGTDSDADNPYWTVNKNPQSDRTNRFVGNVQVSFSPVKWLTLSHNIGTDLSTTRSQSVRAVGTSQVGNQFGGLAQTVDQARLLTATTLATFNHSFFNEKLRGSFLLGNTIEENKDEAVDYIGLIFQNPDFIGLNNTVNRNALERDQTRHLIGNFARLSTTIFDQLIVELQARYDQSSTLPRPDQDKIFGKGFLYGSAAAGYEFTKILGLDQNPVLNYGKIRASVAEVGKDTGPYRVLAPLTTNTYIGGGFRNDFFGSNPNLKPERTRTYEAGINLQFFKNRLSFDFNYYRSRTRDQLIAPRVSQATGFTFQYINGGVVTNEGQEISLNGTLVRTAAGFTWDIGANFYHNTNNVESLPSPLTVVYQSDTFITNVQEGGAFPGHPISGIAATDFARVTDPSSPYYGQAIVNATTGYPTTSATFVYAGNRAPRFTTQFTNTFTYKGLSLTSLLDFRVGGVVVNGNDWYETGVGTSPRTLDRYKTVVFDGVVAQKDASGNTTYVPNARPAELNQTYYTNILSNVGKAFIEDGSWVRLRYVALSYALPQRWLGGASSFLKGIELNVTGRNLWLLTKYSGADPETATAGAGVRGGGSGGIDYGNIPATRGVDMGLRVNF, encoded by the coding sequence ATGAAAAAACGCTACTTTCTGCCTTTTGCGCTGCTGCCCGGCGTGCTGCTCGCGCCGCCCGGCCACGCCCAAACGACCCCGGCCACGGCGGCCGCCACCGGTACTGTCAGTGGCGTGGTGCATCAGGCCGCCGACAACACCGCCCTGCCCGGCGTGAACGTCATCGTGAAGGGCACCAGCAACGGCACCGCCACCAACGCCGACGGCCGCTTCACCCTCAGCGGCGTGCCGGCCGGGGCCACGCTCGTGTTCAGCTTCGTGGGCTACGAGCCGATGGAGCGCCGCGCCGATGGCAGCAACCTGACCGTGACGCTGACGGCCAGCAAACGCGACCTCGACGAGGTGGTAGTGCTGGCCTACGGCATCAAGCAGGACCGGCGCGACATCGTGACGTCGGTGCAAGAGGTTAGCAGTAAAGATATTATCGACTCGCGCCAGACCAACATCGTGAACGCCTTGCAGGGCAAGGTGGCGGGCGTTAACATCACGTCGTCGGGTGGCGGGGCGGGTGAGGGGGCCAGCATCGTGATTCGGGGCGGCACCTCGCTCGACGGCGACAACCAGCCGCTATTTGTCATCGACGGGATGATAATGGACAACTCGTCGTTTCAGGAAAGCACCGCGCCGGGCGGCGGCTCGGCTTTCAACGGCCTGCTGGGCCGCTCGGTGGGGGCCGCCAACCGCGCCGGCGACCTCAATCCCGAGGACATTGCCTCCATGACGGTGCTAAAAGGCCCGGCCGCCGCCGCCCTCTACGGCCTGCGCGCCGCCAACGGCGCGGTGGTCATCACCACCAAAAAAGGCGGGGCCGGCCGCACCCAGCTCAACTTCCGCACGCAATACTCGGTGGACCAGGTGAACCGCCTGCCCCAGGTGCAGGACCAGTACGGCCAGGGCTCGGGCGGCGTGTTTGACCCTAGCACGCGCTCGTCGTTCGGGGCGCGCTTCCAGCCCGGCCAGCCGGTGTACGATAACCTGGGCAATTTCTTCCAGAAAGGCCAGATGTACCAGAACTTCGTCAACATGTCGGGCGGTTCGGACAAAGCGAGCTTTTTCGCTTCGGCCTCCAACTTGCAGCAGACCGGCGTGACGCCCGAAAGCAAGTACGACAAGACGACGGTGCGCCTCTCGGGCTCGGCTCAGATTTCGCCCAAGCTCAGCGTCACCGGCTCGGCGCAGTACCTGACTTCGGGCGCAGTGCGGCCCTTGCAGGGGCCGGGCCTGTACGGCAGCTCGGGCGGCTTTTTGCTGAGCCTGCTCAACTGGCCGCGCAACGACGACGCCCGCAACTACCTCAACCCCGATGGCTCGCGCCGCCGCCTCCTACCCCTGGGCGCGGGCACCGACTCCGACGCCGACAACCCGTACTGGACGGTGAACAAAAACCCGCAGAGCGACCGCACCAACCGCTTCGTGGGCAACGTGCAGGTGTCGTTTTCACCCGTGAAGTGGCTGACGCTGAGCCACAACATCGGCACCGACTTGTCCACCACCCGCAGCCAGTCGGTGCGGGCCGTGGGCACCTCGCAGGTCGGCAATCAGTTTGGCGGCCTGGCCCAAACCGTGGACCAGGCGCGCCTGCTCACGGCCACGACGCTGGCCACGTTCAACCACAGCTTCTTCAACGAAAAGCTGCGCGGCTCCTTTTTGCTGGGCAACACGATTGAGGAAAACAAGGACGAGGCGGTGGACTACATAGGCCTGATTTTCCAGAATCCCGATTTCATCGGCCTCAATAACACGGTGAACCGCAATGCCCTGGAGCGCGACCAGACGCGCCATCTCATCGGCAACTTCGCCCGGCTCTCGACCACCATTTTCGACCAGCTGATTGTGGAATTGCAAGCGCGCTACGACCAGTCTTCGACCCTACCCCGCCCCGACCAAGACAAGATATTCGGCAAGGGCTTCCTCTACGGCTCGGCCGCGGCGGGCTACGAGTTCACTAAAATTCTGGGCCTGGACCAGAACCCGGTGCTGAACTACGGCAAGATACGCGCCTCGGTGGCCGAAGTGGGCAAGGATACCGGCCCCTACCGGGTGCTCGCGCCGCTCACCACCAACACCTACATCGGCGGCGGCTTTCGCAACGACTTCTTTGGCTCGAACCCCAACCTCAAGCCCGAGCGCACCCGCACCTACGAGGCCGGCATCAATCTGCAATTCTTCAAAAACCGCCTCAGCTTCGACTTCAATTACTACCGCTCGCGCACCCGCGACCAGCTCATTGCCCCGCGCGTGAGCCAGGCCACGGGCTTCACCTTCCAGTATATTAATGGGGGGGTAGTAACGAATGAGGGCCAGGAAATCAGCCTCAACGGCACGCTCGTGCGCACCGCCGCCGGCTTCACCTGGGACATCGGGGCTAATTTTTACCACAACACCAACAACGTGGAGAGCCTACCCTCGCCGCTGACGGTGGTGTACCAGTCCGACACCTTTATTACCAACGTGCAAGAGGGCGGGGCCTTCCCCGGCCACCCCATTTCGGGCATCGCGGCCACCGATTTTGCCCGCGTCACGGACCCCAGTTCGCCCTACTACGGGCAGGCTATCGTGAACGCCACCACCGGCTACCCCACCACCAGCGCCACGTTCGTGTACGCGGGCAACCGCGCGCCGCGCTTCACCACGCAGTTCACCAACACGTTCACCTACAAAGGCTTGTCGCTGACTTCGCTGCTCGATTTCCGGGTCGGCGGCGTAGTGGTGAACGGCAACGACTGGTACGAAACCGGCGTGGGCACCTCCCCGCGCACCCTCGACCGCTACAAAACGGTGGTTTTTGACGGGGTAGTGGCCCAGAAAGACGCCAGCGGCAACACCACCTACGTGCCCAACGCCCGCCCCGCCGAGCTGAACCAGACGTATTATACCAACATTCTGAGCAACGTGGGCAAGGCCTTTATTGAGGATGGCTCGTGGGTGCGCCTGCGCTACGTGGCCCTGAGCTACGCCCTGCCCCAGCGCTGGCTCGGCGGCGCCAGCTCCTTCCTCAAAGGCATTGAGCTGAACGTGACCGGCCGCAATCTCTGGCTGCTGACCAAGTACAGCGGGGCCGACCCCGAAACGGCCACCGCCGGCGCGGGCGTGCGCGGCGGCGGCTCGGGCGGCATCGACTACGGCAACATCCCCGCCACCCGCGGCGTGGACATGGGCCTGCGGGTCAATTTTTAA